In the genome of Lathyrus oleraceus cultivar Zhongwan6 chromosome 4, CAAS_Psat_ZW6_1.0, whole genome shotgun sequence, the window tctctctttggtattctacctagtaaccggtagtcgTAATTCATATTTTCccccgacagtctatccttgatatgtttaccctaaccggtaacggatattcttcttcattccccaggtggtctatccttgatatgttcatcctaaccgatgacatatattcttcctttgagtttatccttgatatgttcactttaatcagtgacaaatactctctctctctctctttggtcttctgcccagtagcgggtagttgtaaatcctatttgatttccTTTCCCCGGTAGGTCGttcttacctagtaactggtaatgaatgCGCCTTatttttcctcagcgagtcatccttgatatgtttaccctaaccgataacggatgtccctctgtcagagcctattatcttcttacccagtaaccggtggtaGATAATATGTCTCTTTAATCCTGTGTTAAAGTTTTTCTTCCCCGGTTGAGTTTGAGTTCATATTCTTTGAAATCGAATTCCCTTTTGGCTTGAGTATTTCGATTTTGTTCTAATCTACTCTTGTCTCCTGCAGATTCCATTATCCCCAgtccgagtctttccattgatttattttcacGGATATCCCCTCGTATCTCCCAGCAATTTTTCAAGTCATAGCCTGACCTATGCATAACTTTTAttccccagagtctttgtctccccaatgagttttccttacggaatgcattgtgctcctgtggatttttagtctctccgaattcctttcctttgtggcaatatattccccacaaagattattttaacatacatatcatatgcatcatgaggtctcttagggactaaaatttatttcttgatgttgttatttaagtccattctactgagttgatacaaagattttaaccttcacatcctcacTAGAATGTCATTAAATAGGGTcaactataagaccccaattttgaccctaaaagccctcatgctatctcatcatttgcattggctttgggatcacacattggcatcctccttacccctcattcattgggtttgcattgggagagaacaccaagcacatttgaacgtataatactttattttcttttgtttactaaccaaaataccaaaaatatgtctatgtatagctttgtttcttttgtaggtagtgtgtgcatccacctatgTCCTATCAAGctcataactagggtttgagaccctcatagCAATAGATTAATCAGGGAATGGTTCAccattggttctaagcatcatatatagATCCACATGTTcattatttgtcattttgatcaataattcatcaagagtttgaagcttgtttgccttggaagcccaaattcatctgggtatcttgtgtgacttccttagtaagtttattcaacaattggctaaatatatcaagggatacttcattataaataatcttaagcatatatgatcctccatgagccctaaatatcaatagaacttcaagtttgcaagttggttcaaagaggttgaccagagaaagtcaactggtcaaaactggggttccatagaccctatcgCCTACAATATTTGtaatatgaaaattattccaatagaaaaattactctttatgacattccaaacagttttcatgttggcatcaagagctattttatcttggaaagtcattttttatggtgaaatattataggtcattttgtttgtgccctatttggaaggtcaacttccaaagaccataacttgctcaatgtttatgatatgaaagtcatccgagtttcatgattaatttcaatatgtcttatccaacttttgttctttgagaaatgtcaaattcaacttgcaatatcatgtgccaagaggaaacattataggtcattttgggccatcaccattgaacaagcaattttcctcaacctctaaaattcataactccttcatgccaaatccaaatgatgtcaaagttttgaccaaattaaagagtaatggaagagatacaacttttatgaagaatccatttccatttgaatctcatagcaaaagttattcaagatggaagaagttgtcatttgactttgtacttagaaaagtttcaacgatgtttgatttctccaacttccacctcaaaattcatcctgatccaagctccaaatagAAACGTTTTCAACATAAATTTTGTTCCTCTTGATgtcacatttccaaaaagtccaagatcacttcatttggacaagaattgaaggacttgtgcatgggttcTTTACATGGCTTCATTCGGTAAGATCTTTGTCCAATTTCCATTTCCATAATGCATGATCACATGATATCATTTCAGATTGATTAGCATAGAATATTGGACCTTTTGTCATCATTCAATAGGCCTTGTACACACACATGCCTCCATGCAACCAAGGTTTCTATTTTTGACAAAATTTggaaagtgtgtgaaaagcaatgcaaAACCCTATATATACATGTCCTCTTGCTCAAAATCAAGGACCCTTGGCCCAAGCTTTGATCTACAAACACCCTcacctccattaaaggataatcttgaaggttttcatttaaaaatcgagtttcaaattcacttctattttgaagttgaaactctAAGAGTCTAAACCATTTAAGCTTCCATTTCACGTCCTGCAAGCAATCAGAAGCAAGCCAAGCCAATTGAGGtccagatcgagcttcatcatTTCCCAACAAAAGGTGAATTTACTCatttttctcttcttcgattTTCACTCaattctcaactattttgattcatttttggttggctgaagtcctaccaatgtaggcaacaatattgagttgctttgaggtcaaagcgaagcaactcagatcatgcacctcaaatttcaaatccatgtatctttaaatatacttggaattggaagatattgaggttagattcgagctcctgggcatttttccttcaaaatgatgtcctcatttttcattttctaattagttgaggatggaccagtccggtgaggtccactagaaaagatgaccggagctagggctccggtggtgtgtttGCACTCTCCAAACCCCTTGATCATGATCCCACGTTTTAATATGATCCCTTGATTTTAAATATTAAGTTTGCAACACGTTGGCTGCAGTGCACCATGAAACGagcgcgcttggccatcagatctgccacctcaattaatgagggagatctgatggccctcgttttttctaatttcttttttaattctgattttttCATTTAAtacctttattttattttattcatagaaatttcTATTTTAATCCAAgaaatatgggactttcaccaaaaatctctaaatattttcctattccatattttaaattaaaatcattttttggattaattttgatatttttcatgaattaaatgtttttgacttattttttaattattttaaaatacttatgactttccaaaaattattaattttttgtctaaggtcctttgactttgtttaACCTAGGAcaaatcccttggccatttatttggtattttgaagggatttgaggttttgtccatattaaaatgtattttaatttccttttaatttgatttttaattgattaaatgtttaaaaattataTTGAGTCATTCTTATGGTCTtatgatgtttgactttctatttgggccttggtcatggttgatttgacttttgtttgctcaataccattggatttaggggattgatgaaatgtacatttcatctcccaaaatgaatgaatggtattaatcagatgaaatttctctcatgatcaatttgtatttctatttccccttccctaTTCATTTTCATCCTACTCTTTCCCAATCCTtcatttgaccaatgatttctctaatgtctaaatgctagttggttcatcaatgaccttgtgtcagatgaatcaacacaagtctgactgagataggtccttcccacttctttcagtgtgtgatatgttttaggagtttggttctttgtaccaaatatctaacatgcattaacacccatattttattgcccgacctcagatagttgtgacttctacataagtcaaattacgattgcttaacatagagatGAATTTtaccctaaaggcatagcattctcgtaagtgagattgtaagtctcccattctttatggcattgtgtgggaacttgaccttttttccattcatgagagttagtggcatacttgttgatttatccaagttggagcccttctcatggatgatgtcttggtttaaggattcatacttgtgaatgaatgattgagtgttctccaaagaatgacttaatcagttaaaactcatcactaacatttgactaatgATTGACTCACTTCTTAattaactttgctttactttTTAGTTACTTACTTTATACAATTTAATttttagtacctttatcattcattgccatttacatttcatgcaacttgtttatgtgTCATGTCCTTTTGgctttgctcatttgagccatatcttgtgattgtatatattgtttgtttgttttgattttgtttatggtcttaggaccttaaaacatctaataacaacaaaaaccctaaaaaacatcttggtggactgttgggatttgatctgaacttttggacttagaattaggcaacattcccattgctaaaggacttggccaatgccaacatttaaGACTGAGTATCTTTGCttgtgccttcatctgatgcaagacctaGGATGCCCTCtattcatctgctactctgtctctgtgcttattattatattgttatttttgcctatgtctgatgattgttctgagttgatcaaggaacatttcatctgctacattggaagatattgaagactactagctattggaattcttgcttggatattatggctatctttatttgatgccttggtcttcatatgatgcttggatatttcttcttgcttgattgcttgtcaaagtccaaaagaaaatgggtttctatatgacattcttgtctgttggattacatcccattagtcagatcttttcaactcttaacttttaatttttgcctagggtagtctcttcatctcctcctacttcttaaatttcaaaatctctccctcttttcaaaaactttctttgcttatgatttcaaacttagacatgttttaatgattagaaactttggccttataccattgaattttcaaactttttcttaaataaaacttgtaaataaacttaaccatattgacttaaatttcaaaagacaaaaataactaacaaccaCATTCAAATATTTGGCCTTTGGTGCCCTTTcacttaaacttttgttaaaatcaattcatcaacttctttgaaatttttaccacgaactacggggttttgatccttcattttttatgttggtacgtaggcataagaccgaaggtcttgtcaaacacaaaaatataatcaatgaattcttttctcatcccctcactctatattttatcaaacatcatttataccaaaaaacatatgcacacaaaaagggctcccaaggagtacctaggacactttgggtgctaacaccttccctttgtgtaaccaacccccttacctgtaatctctggtattttattagttttgatttgaaaacttcttatattcGGGGTTTGTTCGTagttttcccttttcctttggaaacaataaaagcgtggtgatgactctggttttactgacgtcaagtttatccatagcttgatggtcacgaatttaccaCTACATCTATCATAAGTGAAATCACCGTTTATGGGCACATGGTCTAGTTTCAAATATTCGAGTCTCGAAAGTTGGCCAGCTACCATATTTTCCGTCCCCTTTTTATAACAGATTTCCAAATCGAATTCCTATAGCAGAAGGATCCAACAAAGCAATCTAGGGTTCACATCCTTTTAGCTCATAAGATATTGAATGGAAGTGTGATCAGTGTATATAATATGTGTTACCCTCAATGCCTCAATCTTAGCCTTGTTAACCTCAATTCCCCTTTCCGATACTATGTGTCCTAGAACCATACCTTTTGTAACCATGAagtggcatttctcccagtttagCACGAGATTGGCTTGTACGCATCTTTCCAAAATTATGTCTAAGTTATCAAGGTAGTTTTTAAAACTAGATCCGCATAttgagaagtcatccatgaaaACTTCCATGATCTTGTCAAGGAAATCTGCGAATTTAGCAACATGCACCATTtgaaagttgcaggagcattgcatAGTCCGAATGTCATTCATCGATAGGCAAATATTCCATAAGGACAtgtaaaggttgttttctcttggtcATCCGGGTGGATAcaaatttggaaatttttgaAATATCCAtctaaataataaaaataagagTGTCGAGTTAAATGCTTGAGCATCTGATCAATGACTGGAAGGGGaaaatggtctttcctagtttCTTTGTTAAGTTTTCGATAGTCTATGCACATGCGCCATCCATTTTCTATACGCTTCGCAACagattctcctttttcattttgtACAACTGTGacacctcctttctttggtaccacatgtaCAGGGCTAACCCACTTACTATCAGAGATTTGGTAAACTATACCAGCATCAAGCAATTTAAGCACTTCCCTCTTAACcacatcactcattatagggtttatcCTTCTTTGGTATTCTCTGGAGGGTTTAGATTCTTCCTCGAACATTATCCGGTGCATACATACCGACGGACTTATCCCCGTTAAGTTAGAGATATGATAACCTATGGTTGTAGGGTATTTTCGTAAGACATCCAAGAGTTGATTAGTTTCGTCCCTTTTAGATTCACACTTACTATAACTGGATGATTTAGTTCCTTATCAAGAAACTCATATCTCAGATTCTTAGGTAATTCCTTAAGCTCTATTGACGGTTTCTTATGATCGGGCATATGGTCTAGGTGAGTGCTAGGCATTCGTAAAGACTGTCATCCATATACAGTGTCATTGATTTAAATCCATCGTCTTCCATTATGGGTGTCGAGGGAAGTTTTATTGTTTCGGTAGGTGATTCCTTATCCAACTCTCTTATGCACTCATCAACAATGTGGATGGCACAACACGAGGCATCAATGGCAGTTGCTTTTAGAAACTTGGATATTATAAACTCGACTTTCTCGTCACCTACTTCGAAAGTCATTTTTACtcttttgacatctattatggctccaACAGTTGATAAGAAAGGTCTACCTATAAGAATAAGGATATCTTcgtcttctttgatgtccattACAAAAACGTCGATTGAGATGTAAAGTTGACCAATCCAATCTGGAATATCTTCTAACATACTGATCGGGTACTTAACTGATCGATCAACCAGTTGAAGGGGCATCCTAGTTAGTTGAATATCTCTCAGGTTTAGTCTATTGCAGACAGCTAAAGGCATCATACTTACACTTGCGCATAAATCCAGTAGTGCTTTGTCAATAACATGTCTTCCTAGAACACATGGTATCGAAAACCTTTCGAGATCTTTCTCCTTCTTGGCTACTTTGTTCTCAGCAATTGCGTTGCACTCTAAAGGTTTGGGATCGTCAAGATTGCTCTTGTTTGTTAAGATGTCTTTCAGGAATTTAGCGTATGATGGTATTTGGGTAATAACCTTAGTGAAAGGTATTTCGACATGAAGTTTCTCAAATACCTTCACGAACTTCTTATATTGGGTATATTGTTTAGTTTGTTTAAGTATTTGCCGATAAGGAACCAGGGGTTTATAAGGAGGGAGTAGTACATAGACTTGACTACCATTCACTTCTTTTTTATCTTTAACTTCTTCTTCTCTTGGTTTCACTGGTTCTACTAGTTTTTCTACTGCTTGTTTTTCCGATGTAGTCACAACGTTTCCTTCCTGTGGCTTTGGCTTGTTGTTTAACCTAGGATCTACATGCTCATCATATGTAGTTCCGCTTCATAGTGAAATAGCATTAGCATGACCTTTAGGGTTAGTTTGAGGTTGTCCATAAAATGATCCTCCTGGTGTAGTCGAAGCAGCTTGTTGCTGTGCTACTTGAGAGATTTGGGTTTCCAACATTTTATTATGAGTTACCATAAAATCGACTTTGTTACCTAGTTGTGTAATCAGTCCATTAATAATGTTTTGATTCATGAATTCTTTATTCCGTTGAGTCTGAGCTGAAATGAAATGAGTAACTTGTATAGGTTAAGTCGGCCTTTGGCCTTGGAAACCAGGTGATCTTTGAGGTGCAttatgtaagaccctaattttgaccctaagatccctcatgccatctcatcatttacattggctttgggatcacaccttggcatcctcctcacccccattcattaggtttgcattaggagagatcaccaagcatttttgattgtatcatactttatcTTTCTTCGTTTAACTaaccaaataccaaaaatatgtctagtgtagtattatttcttttgtaggtagtgtgtgcatccacttgtgcctcacactacgccaaaaactggaatagacagcgcaccttagagggcgctttcttaaagaagcgcactctaaagtgaagagaaaaataaggaggaatagacagcgcattttagagggcgcttttgtaacaaagcgccctctaaagtgaagcaaaaaaataatgaggaaatggagggacaccaatagagggcgcgtttatgaaagcgccctctaagggtacccttagagggcgcttttgaaaaagcgctctctaagtccatgtacatttccagtttataaagcgcttttggaaagccttagagagcgcttttagaagcgccctcttaggccccctttagagggcgctttttttacacaagcgccctctaaggtcccctttattaaacattaaaattataacatatatactgcatgtctctttattttccctctctatatgctatttcgtttacgtaactgggttttctctctactacgattactctctactgcgattactctcgtcctccgttcgttctccctccctcaccgtcgtcgtcgccgtcgcctttttctgtTGCTGCcttcacgttcactgagttatctgcgtccaccgtcgctgttcactttcttctccatcgttaccgtcaccttgaaggtatttctcttctccatcgttaccgttcactttcttcaggtgtttgattagggcattttctaaactgagttttacattttgtgcattatgttgattaatgttgtttagggcaaacgagcactatatggtgttcatgagcaccttgttgtaaggttttttatttctgattaaaaactgatgtcatttggagtgtgtttgagcttgtgcttggaagtttgatgattatggatgcaagtttgttcatgttccaaacaccataagtttgcattggtcttttgtatgcagtaggtgtgtgtgagtttgtattcaataatgatgaaaaaaaagagagtttagattgttgtaacatgagagaaatggaaggtatatgaatgtgttttttgtgtagcttcacgaatatggtcattgtcttacttgggtcttattgaatcatttctatattacagataaaatggctaaccaagacgatacccatcacgcgagtggatcacgtaacaatgttgaaaaagaaatcaaacgaggattgattgttatgaagtcaatcattcgtgcaagagacaagggtgaaaaattcgaagtacattggagtgctgaagaccaactaattgagcctaacggttcaatgttggcaagttacattggttcccttgttcgacaacatattccgattacatgtgataattggagaagtccggaattgaaggttggcaaagaaaaaatatggtccgagatacaggtacttaccatatattattatatgttttttttgttgactatttgttgaccatatattgttataatattacttataataacacactccatttgtatgttttttagagatcctttcacatcgatgaaagccggcaaaaatattgtattcaattggctggaaaaagactccgaggatttcgatcctttttgtccaacaaatttctcaaggatgaggaaggaaactttgttgaagcagaacggccaatgaagtatgcggagattatttcagccgaagaatgggataactttgtcgccaaacgaagaaacgaaaaattccatgtaatgtctattaattatggtattatacaattgttaagttacttggttctaatatgccttaaacttttttatccaggaagtaagcgacaaaaatcgtaaaagggcatcaaaacccgcgtatctGTACAAAAAAtggcgtacgggatatgcacggttacaacaaagaattgtgagtatattcaaatgctatgagcttatacattgtcacaatatgttataattgatgatcttataatctgattcaatttgtagctagccgaggagaaaagtgacgcaacatctcttccggagcacgtattgtggaaggctgctcgggttgggaaggatggggctgtcgttgaagcggttcaaaatgtttatgacgaatgtgtaagtatatgtaacattatttctttaattatatcgaaaattttgttagacatataattcatttttaatctcctctaataatatttcaggagactttatcctaaaccttaccttcaaccgaggtccaggattgcaggagcgtacttagtcgagtactaaatgttcctgagtattccggtcgtgtgaggggtaagggttttggtgtgactccgtcgtcattttataaaaaaccaaaaacaaaaaatcctaccaacaaagaggtgatggagaccttggcggagttaagggcacaagtactcgaactgca includes:
- the LOC127137387 gene encoding uncharacterized protein LOC127137387, producing the protein MLETQISQVAQQQAASTTPGGSFYGQPQTNPKDPRLNNKPKPQEGNVVTTSEKQAVEKLVEPVKPREEEVKDKKEVNGSQVYVLLPPYKPLVPYRQILKQTKQYTQYKKFVKVFEKLHVEIPFTKVITQIPSYAKFLKDILTNKSNLDDPKPLECNAIAENKVAKKEKDLERFSIPCVLGRHVIDKALLDLCASVSMMPLAVCNRLNLRDIQLTRMPLQLVDRSVKYPISMLEDIPDWIGQLYISIDVFVMDIKEDEDILILIGRPFLSTVGAIIDVKRVKMTFEVGDEKVEFIISKFLKATAIDASCCAIHIVDECIRELDKESPTETIKLPSTPIMEDDGFKSMTLYMDDSLYECLALT